A region from the Melioribacteraceae bacterium 4301-Me genome encodes:
- the rplC gene encoding 50S ribosomal protein L3 translates to MPGLLAKKIQMTNIFSDDGNIIPVTVLEAGPCTVYAIKTKEKDGYQALQIGYGQKKDKKVNKAQKVVFEKFNLKAPAILKEFRNFDVSQFKIGDELKVDLFQVGDKVKVTGKSKGKGFQGVVKRHGFGGIGMTTHGQSDRVRAPGSIGASSYPSRVFKGQRMAGRMGNEKVTVRNLKVVKVIPEKNIIFVKGAVPGAVNSIVEINK, encoded by the coding sequence ATGCCAGGCTTGTTAGCAAAAAAAATCCAAATGACTAATATTTTCTCTGATGATGGTAATATTATTCCTGTAACAGTTCTTGAGGCTGGCCCATGTACTGTTTATGCTATTAAAACAAAAGAAAAAGACGGTTACCAGGCTTTACAGATTGGTTATGGACAAAAGAAAGATAAAAAAGTAAATAAGGCTCAAAAAGTTGTTTTTGAAAAGTTCAATTTAAAAGCCCCAGCTATACTAAAAGAATTTAGAAATTTTGATGTCTCTCAATTTAAAATTGGCGATGAGTTGAAAGTAGATTTATTTCAAGTCGGCGATAAAGTTAAAGTTACAGGCAAGAGTAAGGGCAAAGGATTTCAAGGAGTTGTAAAAAGGCATGGCTTTGGCGGAATCGGAATGACAACTCACGGTCAAAGTGATAGGGTTAGGGCACCGGGTTCCATTGGTGCTAGCTCTTATCCTTCCAGAGTATTTAAGGGACAAAGAATGGCTGGAAGAATGGGCAATGAAAAAGTTACAGTAAGAAACTTGAAAGTTGTAAAAGTTATACCAGAAAAGAACATAATTTTTGTTAAAGGTGCTGTACCAGGTGCAGTAAATTCAATAGTCGAAATAAATAAATAA
- the rplD gene encoding 50S ribosomal protein L4 has translation MKLDVYKIDGTKSEEQVELPKEIFEIEPNDHVLYLAVKAYLANQRQGTHKAKERSEVRGGGKKPWRQKGRGGARAGTIRSPLWIGGGSIFGPKPRDYRQYLNKKVISLARKSALSYKAKANQIMIVEDFDYEEPKTKRFVELLNNLKLTGKKTLLLTNGKRENIFKSGRNIERVNILEANKASAYDIVNNQILLVQKSALQLLESTFN, from the coding sequence ATGAAACTAGATGTTTACAAAATTGATGGTACTAAATCTGAAGAACAAGTAGAACTTCCTAAAGAAATTTTTGAAATAGAACCGAACGACCATGTATTGTACTTGGCAGTTAAGGCGTATTTAGCTAATCAAAGACAGGGTACCCATAAAGCGAAAGAACGAAGTGAGGTTAGAGGAGGAGGTAAAAAGCCATGGCGTCAAAAGGGTAGAGGCGGGGCAAGAGCTGGTACTATACGTTCCCCTCTTTGGATAGGCGGAGGTTCAATATTCGGTCCTAAACCAAGAGATTATAGGCAATACTTAAATAAAAAAGTAATTTCATTAGCGAGAAAATCAGCACTTTCCTATAAGGCTAAGGCAAATCAAATAATGATTGTAGAAGATTTTGATTACGAGGAGCCAAAGACAAAAAGGTTTGTAGAACTTTTGAACAACTTAAAGCTAACTGGTAAAAAAACTTTATTATTAACTAACGGAAAAAGAGAAAACATTTTTAAATCCGGCAGAAATATAGAAAGGGTTAATATTTTAGAAGCTAATAAAGCCTCTGCTTATGATATTGTAAATAATCAAATTTTACTGGTGCAAAAAAGCGCATTGCAATTATTAGAAAGTACTTTTAATTAG
- the rplW gene encoding 50S ribosomal protein L23 produces the protein MHNILIKPLITEKMSNITAKDETKYGFVVSYNANKIAIAQAIKQKFNVDVVSVNTIRYKGKSKTQFTRKGRFTGKTPRFKKAIVTLKAGQKIDIFSQV, from the coding sequence ATGCATAATATACTAATAAAACCTTTAATTACAGAAAAAATGTCGAACATAACTGCTAAAGATGAAACTAAATATGGGTTTGTAGTTTCGTACAATGCTAACAAAATTGCTATAGCTCAGGCAATTAAACAAAAGTTTAATGTTGATGTGGTTTCTGTAAATACGATAAGATACAAGGGTAAATCAAAAACACAGTTTACAAGAAAAGGCCGCTTTACTGGTAAGACGCCGCGATTTAAAAAAGCAATAGTTACATTAAAGGCTGGCCAAAAAATAGATATTTTTAGTCAAGT
- the tuf gene encoding elongation factor Tu → MAKEKFDRSKPHVNIGTIGHVDHGKTTLTAAITMALAKKGLSQVRTFDSIDNAPEERERGITIATAHVEYSTENRHYAHVDCPGHADYVKNMITGAAQMDGAILVVAATDGPMPQTREHILLARQVGVPRIVVFLNKIDMVDDPELIELVEVELRDLLNQYEFPGDEIPIVKGSALKALEAGMANAPVDDPRYQCIWDLMKAVDEYIPIPQRDIDKPFLMPVEDVFSITGRGTVATGRVERGQVKLGEEIELIGLGVHKKTVVTGIEMFRKELDAAIAGDNAGILLRGIDKKEIERGMVLAKTGSITPHTVFEGEVYILSKEEGGRHTPFFQGYRPQFYFRTTDVTGVVTLPEGTEMVMPGDKVNMKVELIAEIAMEEGLRFAIREGGRTVGAGLVTKIIK, encoded by the coding sequence ATGGCAAAAGAAAAATTCGATCGTAGTAAACCTCACGTAAACATCGGTACTATCGGACACGTTGACCATGGTAAGACTACCTTAACTGCTGCCATCACCATGGCTTTAGCTAAAAAGGGTTTATCCCAAGTTAGAACTTTCGATAGTATTGATAATGCACCAGAAGAAAGAGAAAGAGGTATTACAATTGCAACTGCTCACGTAGAATATTCAACAGAAAATAGGCATTACGCTCACGTTGACTGCCCTGGTCATGCTGATTATGTTAAAAACATGATTACAGGTGCAGCGCAGATGGACGGAGCCATTTTAGTTGTTGCAGCTACTGACGGTCCTATGCCTCAAACAAGAGAACATATTCTTTTAGCTCGTCAAGTAGGTGTACCAAGAATAGTTGTTTTCTTAAACAAAATAGATATGGTGGATGATCCTGAGTTGATAGAATTAGTAGAAGTTGAATTAAGAGACTTACTAAATCAATATGAATTTCCTGGTGACGAAATACCAATTGTTAAAGGGTCAGCTCTGAAAGCTTTAGAAGCTGGTATGGCTAATGCACCTGTTGATGACCCAAGATATCAATGCATTTGGGATTTGATGAAAGCAGTCGATGAATATATCCCTATTCCTCAAAGAGATATTGATAAACCTTTCCTCATGCCAGTTGAGGATGTGTTCTCAATTACTGGTCGTGGTACTGTTGCAACAGGTAGAGTTGAAAGAGGACAGGTTAAACTAGGTGAAGAAATTGAATTAATTGGTCTTGGAGTGCACAAGAAAACAGTTGTAACTGGTATTGAAATGTTTAGAAAAGAACTAGATGCTGCAATTGCCGGAGATAATGCTGGTATTCTTTTAAGAGGTATTGATAAAAAAGAAATTGAAAGAGGCATGGTTTTGGCAAAAACCGGCTCTATTACTCCACATACTGTTTTCGAAGGTGAAGTTTACATTCTTTCAAAAGAAGAAGGCGGAAGACATACCCCGTTCTTCCAAGGTTATAGACCTCAGTTTTATTTTAGAACAACTGACGTAACTGGTGTTGTTACTTTACCAGAAGGAACTGAGATGGTTATGCCAGGTGATAAGGTGAATATGAAAGTAGAACTAATTGCTGAAATTGCTATGGAAGAAGGTTTGAGATTCGCTATTCGTGAAGGCGGTAGAACAGTAGGAGCGGGTCTCGTAACCAAAATTATTAAGTAG
- the rpsG gene encoding 30S ribosomal protein S7, protein MRKRKPEKKFLKPDPKYNDVLVAKFINYLMWDGKKSVARRTLYKSFELIEQKTKKPAIEIFKKAVQNVQPLVEVRSRRVGGATYQVPMEVRPERRIALALRWLKIYARERKDKSMSLKLAAELMAAANGEGNAIKKKDDTHRMAEANKAFAHFRW, encoded by the coding sequence ATGAGAAAGAGAAAACCTGAAAAAAAGTTTTTAAAGCCAGACCCCAAATATAACGACGTCTTAGTAGCTAAATTTATAAATTATTTGATGTGGGATGGCAAGAAATCTGTTGCTAGGCGTACACTGTACAAATCGTTTGAATTAATAGAGCAGAAAACTAAAAAGCCTGCTATCGAGATATTTAAAAAAGCAGTTCAAAATGTTCAACCATTAGTAGAGGTTAGAAGTCGAAGAGTTGGCGGTGCTACTTATCAGGTGCCTATGGAAGTTAGACCAGAAAGAAGAATTGCATTAGCATTGCGCTGGCTTAAAATTTACGCAAGAGAAAGAAAAGATAAATCAATGTCTCTAAAACTTGCAGCAGAACTAATGGCAGCTGCAAATGGTGAAGGTAATGCAATTAAGAAAAAAGATGATACTCATAGAATGGCAGAAGCAAACAAAGCATTTGCACACTTTAGATGGTAA
- the rpsJ gene encoding 30S ribosomal protein S10: MNEKGDNEVPGQKIRIKLKSYDHILIDKSTEKIIKTVKSTGAIVSGPIPLPTKRTVFTVLRSPHVDKKSREQFEIRAHKRIIDIHNSNNKTVDALSKLEIPAGVDIEIKL, encoded by the coding sequence ATGAATGAAAAAGGAGATAATGAAGTGCCCGGTCAAAAGATAAGAATTAAACTTAAGTCTTATGATCATATTTTGATTGATAAGTCAACAGAAAAAATTATTAAAACAGTTAAAAGTACAGGTGCTATTGTGTCTGGTCCTATTCCGTTACCGACAAAACGGACAGTGTTTACAGTTTTGCGTTCTCCGCATGTTGACAAAAAATCTCGTGAACAATTTGAAATTAGAGCTCATAAAAGAATAATCGATATTCATAACTCTAATAACAAAACCGTCGATGCTCTTAGCAAGTTAGAAATACCGGCGGGAGTTGATATTGAAATAAAGCTATAA
- the fusA gene encoding elongation factor G, with translation MNQKRVDIDKVRNIGIMAHIDAGKTTTTERILYYTGKVHRIGEVHDGAATMDWMEQEKERGITITSAATTTFWKGHQINIIDTPGHVDFTVEVERSLRVLDGAIALFCAVGGVEPQSETVWRQADKYGVPRIAFVNKMDRIGADFYNAVQMMKDKLGANAIPITLPIGEGDLFVGIIDLMSMKARIYHEDTLGATFEDKEIPPDLLPVANKYRTLMLEAVSDVDDTLLEKYLEGQEIQEEEIKKVLRTATIELKIVPVLCGSSFKNKGVQKLLDSVVDFLPSPLDLGDLKAHHIHKNDNVARKIDPNEKFSALAFKIMTDPYVGKLTFIRVYTGMLKAGSYVYNSISDKKERVGRVLQMHANYREDMDEVRAGDIAAVVGLKHTKTGDTLCTEDDPIVLEKMAFPEPVIQIAIEPKTKADQDKLSDALTKLSDEDPTFKVKVDEETGQTLISGMGELHLEILVDRMKREFKVEANVGKPQVAYRETITKTVRAEGKFIKQSGGRGKYGHVWIELSPNEPGKGFEFENAIVGGAVPKEYINPVINGIQEAMRNGVLAGYPVVDIKAKLFDGSYHEVDSDEISFKVAASIAFKNGALKAGPIILEPIMNVEVTTPEEYLGDVMGDLNSRRGKIEGFSARKDAQVIKAIVPLAEMFGYATTLRSMTQGRAIYTMQFSHYSEVPKSVAEEITEKSQLKKSIETI, from the coding sequence ATGAATCAAAAAAGAGTTGACATAGATAAGGTTCGTAACATTGGTATTATGGCTCATATAGATGCCGGTAAAACCACAACGACTGAAAGAATACTGTATTATACAGGCAAAGTCCATCGAATTGGTGAGGTACACGACGGTGCTGCTACTATGGATTGGATGGAACAAGAAAAAGAAAGAGGTATAACAATAACTAGTGCTGCTACTACTACCTTTTGGAAAGGACATCAAATTAATATTATTGATACTCCGGGACACGTCGATTTTACCGTTGAAGTTGAAAGGTCGCTAAGAGTGCTCGATGGCGCAATTGCTCTGTTTTGTGCAGTCGGTGGCGTTGAACCTCAATCAGAAACTGTGTGGAGACAAGCAGATAAATATGGTGTGCCGAGAATAGCTTTTGTAAATAAAATGGATAGAATAGGCGCTGACTTTTACAATGCTGTTCAGATGATGAAAGATAAACTGGGTGCTAATGCAATTCCCATTACTTTACCAATTGGCGAAGGTGACCTGTTCGTCGGTATTATAGATTTGATGTCTATGAAAGCACGCATTTACCACGAAGATACACTTGGTGCAACTTTTGAAGATAAAGAAATTCCACCTGACTTGTTGCCTGTAGCAAATAAATATAGAACACTAATGCTCGAAGCAGTATCTGATGTTGATGATACATTGCTTGAAAAGTATCTTGAGGGACAAGAAATTCAAGAAGAGGAAATTAAAAAGGTTTTGCGTACAGCAACTATAGAACTAAAGATAGTCCCCGTTCTTTGTGGTTCTTCATTTAAAAATAAAGGCGTGCAAAAATTACTTGATTCCGTGGTTGATTTTTTACCATCTCCTTTAGATTTAGGCGATCTTAAAGCGCATCATATTCATAAAAATGATAACGTTGCTAGAAAAATTGATCCGAATGAAAAATTTTCGGCTCTTGCTTTTAAAATTATGACAGATCCTTATGTGGGTAAATTAACTTTTATAAGAGTATATACAGGAATGCTTAAAGCTGGTTCGTACGTTTATAATTCAATTTCTGATAAAAAAGAAAGAGTAGGCAGAGTTTTGCAAATGCATGCTAATTATCGAGAAGATATGGATGAGGTAAGAGCTGGTGATATTGCAGCAGTAGTTGGACTAAAACATACAAAAACAGGTGATACTTTGTGTACAGAAGATGATCCCATTGTTTTAGAGAAAATGGCATTCCCTGAACCTGTTATTCAAATTGCAATTGAACCTAAGACTAAAGCTGACCAAGATAAATTATCCGACGCTCTTACTAAACTTTCAGATGAAGATCCGACTTTCAAGGTGAAAGTTGATGAGGAAACTGGACAAACATTAATTAGCGGGATGGGAGAGCTGCATTTAGAAATTCTTGTTGATAGAATGAAAAGAGAATTTAAAGTTGAAGCTAATGTTGGGAAACCACAAGTCGCTTATAGAGAAACAATTACTAAAACTGTCCGGGCTGAAGGTAAATTTATTAAACAAAGTGGAGGTAGAGGTAAATATGGTCACGTATGGATTGAACTCTCACCTAATGAACCTGGCAAAGGCTTTGAATTTGAAAATGCTATTGTTGGCGGTGCTGTTCCTAAAGAGTATATTAACCCGGTTATCAATGGAATTCAAGAAGCAATGAGAAATGGTGTGTTGGCTGGCTATCCAGTGGTGGACATTAAAGCAAAGCTATTTGATGGTTCATATCATGAAGTTGATTCCGATGAAATTTCTTTTAAAGTTGCAGCTTCAATTGCATTTAAAAACGGTGCCCTTAAAGCTGGTCCGATTATCTTAGAACCAATTATGAATGTTGAGGTTACAACTCCAGAAGAATACTTAGGAGATGTAATGGGAGACTTAAATTCCCGAAGAGGGAAAATAGAAGGTTTTAGCGCAAGAAAGGACGCTCAAGTTATTAAAGCTATCGTTCCATTAGCAGAAATGTTTGGTTATGCTACTACACTGAGATCTATGACGCAAGGACGCGCTATATATACTATGCAGTTTTCACATTATTCCGAAGTACCGAAATCGGTTGCAGAGGAAATTACTGAAAAGTCTCAACTTAAAAAGTCTATTGAAACTATATAG
- the rpsL gene encoding 30S ribosomal protein S12 produces the protein MPTINQLVRKGRTVVASKNKAPALEACPQKRGVCTRVYTTTPKKPNSALRKVARVRLTNGIEVTAYIPGEGHNLQEHSIVMIRGGRVKDLPGVRYHIIRGTLDTSGVEDRKKGRSKYGTKKPKAK, from the coding sequence GTGCCAACAATAAATCAGTTGGTAAGAAAGGGACGAACTGTTGTTGCATCTAAAAATAAGGCACCAGCCTTAGAAGCTTGTCCACAAAAAAGAGGGGTTTGTACGAGAGTTTATACTACTACCCCTAAAAAACCTAATTCCGCCTTAAGAAAGGTGGCAAGGGTAAGGTTAACAAATGGTATCGAAGTTACTGCTTATATTCCTGGTGAAGGACATAACTTGCAAGAACATTCAATCGTTATGATAAGAGGTGGAAGAGTTAAAGATTTGCCAGGTGTAAGGTATCATATTATACGTGGTACTCTTGATACAAGCGGCGTAGAAGATAGAAAAAAAGGCCGGTCCAAGTACGGTACTAAAAAACCAAAAGCTAAATAG